From Euwallacea similis isolate ESF13 chromosome 11, ESF131.1, whole genome shotgun sequence, the proteins below share one genomic window:
- the LOC136412037 gene encoding leucine-rich repeat flightless-interacting protein 2 isoform X3, which produces MDGAGGGRRRIAAKSSAEDQALDQIAKEAEARLWAKRQARAEAREIRMRELERMQREQEENADRQFDMMAAASTEPVWSGRSRPSGAARHRPASRRNSEDSVEDSGGSNSLRDLRAELKEVEERFRKAMIANAQLDNDKAAHTYQLELLKDRIEELEEENAQLRREHRDKCREHEQLKRLHQQLKQELEAYKFELEERDRLIAAKGLVIVCGDPEEEGQPPKKALVQAENARLLEGGDGSLDVRLANFAKERGELQDQISSLKLELEEERSRRRKSGASLNGPLSEYDPDDLQREASKQLADYKFRAQKAEQDVATLQATVARLESQVIRYKTAAEVSEQSEEALKAEKRKLQREAREAQNRADELETSNTHLLKRLDKLKTAKSALLKDL; this is translated from the exons ATGGATGGTGCAGGTGGTGGTAGAAGGCGAATTGCTGCTAAATCATCCGCAGAGGATCAAGCTCTTGACCAGATAGCAAAGGAG gcTGAAGCCCGATTATGGGCGAAAAGGCAAGCTCGAGCAGAAGCTCGCGAAATCCGTATGCGAGAACTGGAACGCATGCAAAGAGAACAGGAAGAGAATGCGGACCGACAATTTGACATGATGGCGGCAGCTTCCACTGAACCTGTGTGGAGCGGCAGGAGTCGTCCTTCGGGGGCGGCCCGACATCGTCCTGCAAGTCGGCGAAATTCCGAAGATTCAGTCGAAGACAGTGGGGGCAGCAACAGCTTACGAGACTTGAGG GCCGAACTTAAAGAGGTAGAGGAACGGTTTAGGAAGGCGATGATAGCGAATGCGCAGCTAGATAACGATAAAGCTGCGCACACCTATCAGCTTGAGCTGCTCAAAGACCGAATCGAGGAACTAGAGGAAGAGAATGCCCAATTGAGGAGGGAGCACCGGGATAAATGTCGTGAGCACGAGCAGCTTAAACGACTTCATCAACAACTCAAACAGGAGCTGGAGGCGTACAAGTTCGAATTAGAAGAAAGGGACAGACTGATTGCGGCCAAGGGGCTGGTGATAGTGTGTGGAGACCCAGAGGAGGAGGGCCAGCCGCCCAAGAAAGCGCTGGTTCAGGCGGAAAACGCTCGTTTGTTGGAGGGGGGCGATGGCAGTCTCG ATGTACGATTAGCGAATTTCGCAAAAGAAAGAGGAGAGCTGCAGGATCAAATTAGTagtttaaaattagaattagAGGAGGAGCGAAGTAGACGCAGGAAATCTGGGGCGAGCCTGAACGGGCCGTTATCAGAGTATGACCCCGATGACCTGCAAC GTGAAGCGAGTAAACAATTGGCTGACTACAAATTCCGGGCACAGAAAGCGGAGCAAGACGTGGCGACGCTGCAGGCCACCGTTGCCAGATTGGAGAGTCAGGTGATTCGGTATAAAACTGCCGCTGAGGTCTCTGAGCAGTCTGAAGAGGCCCTGAAGGCTGAAAAGAGGAAGCTTCAAAGAGAG gcGAGAGAGGCGCAGAACCGGGCCGACGAGCTGGAAACGTCCAACACGCACCTCCTGAAACGGCTCGACAAGCTGAAAACTGCCAAATCGGCTCTGCTCAAAGACCTCTGA
- the LOC136412037 gene encoding leucine-rich repeat flightless-interacting protein 2 isoform X2: protein MIILGVSFCGTRVLSLIEGKMPCLCGLNTLSRSPSLTDCLEEENPGWEIPNGVLLVATAKRNAEARLWAKRQARAEAREIRMRELERMQREQEENADRQFDMMAAASTEPVWSGRSRPSGAARHRPASRRNSEDSVEDSGGSNSLRDLRAELKEVEERFRKAMIANAQLDNDKAAHTYQLELLKDRIEELEEENAQLRREHRDKCREHEQLKRLHQQLKQELEAYKFELEERDRLIAAKGLVIVCGDPEEEGQPPKKALVQAENARLLEGGDGSLDVRLANFAKERGELQDQISSLKLELEEERSRRRKSGASLNGPLSEYDPDDLQREASKQLADYKFRAQKAEQDVATLQATVARLESQVIRYKTAAEVSEQSEEALKAEKRKLQREAREAQNRADELETSNTHLLKRLDKLKTAKSALLKDL, encoded by the exons ATGATAATTTTGGGTGTGAGTTTCTGCGGTACGCGCGTGCTATCGTtaattgaaggaaaaatgCCCTGTCTGTGCGGTTTAAACACTCTATCCAGAAGTCCCTCGTTAACCGATTGCTTAGAGGAGGAAAATCCCGGCTGGGAGATCCCAAACGGGGTTTTGTTGGTTGCCACAGCGAAAAGAAAC gcTGAAGCCCGATTATGGGCGAAAAGGCAAGCTCGAGCAGAAGCTCGCGAAATCCGTATGCGAGAACTGGAACGCATGCAAAGAGAACAGGAAGAGAATGCGGACCGACAATTTGACATGATGGCGGCAGCTTCCACTGAACCTGTGTGGAGCGGCAGGAGTCGTCCTTCGGGGGCGGCCCGACATCGTCCTGCAAGTCGGCGAAATTCCGAAGATTCAGTCGAAGACAGTGGGGGCAGCAACAGCTTACGAGACTTGAGG GCCGAACTTAAAGAGGTAGAGGAACGGTTTAGGAAGGCGATGATAGCGAATGCGCAGCTAGATAACGATAAAGCTGCGCACACCTATCAGCTTGAGCTGCTCAAAGACCGAATCGAGGAACTAGAGGAAGAGAATGCCCAATTGAGGAGGGAGCACCGGGATAAATGTCGTGAGCACGAGCAGCTTAAACGACTTCATCAACAACTCAAACAGGAGCTGGAGGCGTACAAGTTCGAATTAGAAGAAAGGGACAGACTGATTGCGGCCAAGGGGCTGGTGATAGTGTGTGGAGACCCAGAGGAGGAGGGCCAGCCGCCCAAGAAAGCGCTGGTTCAGGCGGAAAACGCTCGTTTGTTGGAGGGGGGCGATGGCAGTCTCG ATGTACGATTAGCGAATTTCGCAAAAGAAAGAGGAGAGCTGCAGGATCAAATTAGTagtttaaaattagaattagAGGAGGAGCGAAGTAGACGCAGGAAATCTGGGGCGAGCCTGAACGGGCCGTTATCAGAGTATGACCCCGATGACCTGCAAC GTGAAGCGAGTAAACAATTGGCTGACTACAAATTCCGGGCACAGAAAGCGGAGCAAGACGTGGCGACGCTGCAGGCCACCGTTGCCAGATTGGAGAGTCAGGTGATTCGGTATAAAACTGCCGCTGAGGTCTCTGAGCAGTCTGAAGAGGCCCTGAAGGCTGAAAAGAGGAAGCTTCAAAGAGAG gcGAGAGAGGCGCAGAACCGGGCCGACGAGCTGGAAACGTCCAACACGCACCTCCTGAAACGGCTCGACAAGCTGAAAACTGCCAAATCGGCTCTGCTCAAAGACCTCTGA
- the LOC136412037 gene encoding leucine-rich repeat flightless-interacting protein 2 isoform X1, which produces MNNNMLKEGVTESEMASGFIDTNGFLNDNYAMMTNKLDESDVINGFMLSSSDEAEARLWAKRQARAEAREIRMRELERMQREQEENADRQFDMMAAASTEPVWSGRSRPSGAARHRPASRRNSEDSVEDSGGSNSLRDLRAELKEVEERFRKAMIANAQLDNDKAAHTYQLELLKDRIEELEEENAQLRREHRDKCREHEQLKRLHQQLKQELEAYKFELEERDRLIAAKGLVIVCGDPEEEGQPPKKALVQAENARLLEGGDGSLDVRLANFAKERGELQDQISSLKLELEEERSRRRKSGASLNGPLSEYDPDDLQREASKQLADYKFRAQKAEQDVATLQATVARLESQVIRYKTAAEVSEQSEEALKAEKRKLQREAREAQNRADELETSNTHLLKRLDKLKTAKSALLKDL; this is translated from the exons ATGAACAATAATATGCTGAAAGAGGGTGTAACGGAAAGTGAAATGGCTTCGGGTTTCATTGATACCAACGGTTTTCTCAATGATAATTATGCGATGATGACTAATAAATTGGACGAAAGTGATGTTATTAACGGCTTTATGTTATCCTCAAGTGACGAA gcTGAAGCCCGATTATGGGCGAAAAGGCAAGCTCGAGCAGAAGCTCGCGAAATCCGTATGCGAGAACTGGAACGCATGCAAAGAGAACAGGAAGAGAATGCGGACCGACAATTTGACATGATGGCGGCAGCTTCCACTGAACCTGTGTGGAGCGGCAGGAGTCGTCCTTCGGGGGCGGCCCGACATCGTCCTGCAAGTCGGCGAAATTCCGAAGATTCAGTCGAAGACAGTGGGGGCAGCAACAGCTTACGAGACTTGAGG GCCGAACTTAAAGAGGTAGAGGAACGGTTTAGGAAGGCGATGATAGCGAATGCGCAGCTAGATAACGATAAAGCTGCGCACACCTATCAGCTTGAGCTGCTCAAAGACCGAATCGAGGAACTAGAGGAAGAGAATGCCCAATTGAGGAGGGAGCACCGGGATAAATGTCGTGAGCACGAGCAGCTTAAACGACTTCATCAACAACTCAAACAGGAGCTGGAGGCGTACAAGTTCGAATTAGAAGAAAGGGACAGACTGATTGCGGCCAAGGGGCTGGTGATAGTGTGTGGAGACCCAGAGGAGGAGGGCCAGCCGCCCAAGAAAGCGCTGGTTCAGGCGGAAAACGCTCGTTTGTTGGAGGGGGGCGATGGCAGTCTCG ATGTACGATTAGCGAATTTCGCAAAAGAAAGAGGAGAGCTGCAGGATCAAATTAGTagtttaaaattagaattagAGGAGGAGCGAAGTAGACGCAGGAAATCTGGGGCGAGCCTGAACGGGCCGTTATCAGAGTATGACCCCGATGACCTGCAAC GTGAAGCGAGTAAACAATTGGCTGACTACAAATTCCGGGCACAGAAAGCGGAGCAAGACGTGGCGACGCTGCAGGCCACCGTTGCCAGATTGGAGAGTCAGGTGATTCGGTATAAAACTGCCGCTGAGGTCTCTGAGCAGTCTGAAGAGGCCCTGAAGGCTGAAAAGAGGAAGCTTCAAAGAGAG gcGAGAGAGGCGCAGAACCGGGCCGACGAGCTGGAAACGTCCAACACGCACCTCCTGAAACGGCTCGACAAGCTGAAAACTGCCAAATCGGCTCTGCTCAAAGACCTCTGA
- the SCaMC gene encoding calcium-binding mitochondrial carrier protein SCaMC-2, protein MPRSKDPPKVPPHYFHELPQENEERLERLFIKLDKNGNGRIDIHDLSAALREQGVSQKYAEKFIKHNKTATGDLALADFIYYVREHEKNLRLHFASLDKNRDGKIDLEELVRAFSDLGIPLERQEAINLLQRMDQDGSLNISYDEWRDFLLLAPSSNIQDLITYWRHSTYLDIGEDMNIPDDFTLSELQSGKWWRHLAAGGVAGAVSRSCTAPLDRLKVFLQVQPSKQKIADCLTNMVKEGGIAGLWRGNGMNVLKIAPESALKFAAYEQIKRLIKGDSKESLSIYERFFAGAIAGGVSQTIIYPLEVLKTRLALRKTGQYSSIADAACKIYLSEGVNAFYRGYIPNILGIIPYAGIDLAVYETLKRKYFKTHSTEEQPGFWMLLACGSASSTLGQMCSYPLALVRTRLQAQVIHASIDSSTVSMSGVIRTILQKEGVFGLYRGITPNFIKAIPAVSISYVTYEYASRILGIHMT, encoded by the coding sequence ATGCCCCGTTCCAAAGATCCTCCAAAAGTGCCGCCACACTATTTCCACGAACTACCTCAGGAGAATGAGGAGCGTTTGGAGCGCCTGTTCATCAAGTTGGACAAGAACGGGAACGGCCGTATCGACATCCACGACTTGTCAGCCGCTTTGAGGGAACAGGGGGTAAGCCAGAAGTATGCGGAGAAGTTCATTAAACACAACAAAACTGCTACCGGGGATTTAGCTCTAGCCGACTTCATTTACTATGTCAGAGAACACGAGAAGAACTTGCGCTTACATTTTGCCAGTTTGGACAAGAACCGCGATGGTAAAATTGACTTAGAGGAGCTCGTTCGAGCTTTTAGCGATCTGGGAATACCTCTGGAGAGACAGGAGGCTATCAATTTACTTCAGAGAATGGACCAGGACGGTAGTCTTAACATTAGCTATGATGAGTGGCGAGATTTTCTTTTGCTGGCGCCAAGCAGTAATATCCAAGACCTAATCACCTACTGGAGGCACTCAACTTATCTTGATATTGGTGAGGACATGAACATTCCTGATGATTTCACTCTAAGTGAACTGCAATCGGGAAAATGGTGGAGGCATTTAGCAGCAGGAGGTGTTGCTGGGGCTGTTTCAAGGAGCTGCACAGCCCCTTTGGACCGACTGAAGGTGTTCCTGCAAGTTCAACCTTCTAAGCAAAAAATTGCTGATTGTTTGACTAACATGGTGAAAGAAGGAGGGATTGCAGGTTTGTGGAGAGGCAATGGAATGAATGTGCTCAAAATAGCTCCCGAGTCTGCACTCAAATTTGCTGCATATGAGCAGATTAAGCGGCTCATTAAAGGAGATTCTAAAGAATCCTTAAGCATTTATGAGAGATTTTTTGCAGGAGCTATCGCTGGGGGTGTTAGCCAAACCATCATTTATCCTCTAGAAGTTTTAAAGACTCGACTAGCACTAAGGAAGACGGGGCAATATAGCAGCATTGCCGATGCAGCATGCAAGATTTACCTATCTGAGGGTGTAAATGCATTTTATCGAGGCTACATTCCCAACATACTAGGCATTATCCCTTATGCAGGCATAGATTTAGCAGTGTATGAGACGCTCAAACGAAAGTATTTCAAAACTCATTCAACTGAGGAGCAGCCAGGATTTTGGATGTTACTTGCTTGTGGTAGTGCCAGTAGTACTTTAGGACAGATGTGCTCTTATCCTTTGGCATTAGTACGAACGCGGCTCCAAGCCCAAGTGATTCACGCCTCTATAGATTCCAGTACCGTCTCAATGTCTGGAGTGATCCGTACCATCCTTCAGAAAGAGGGCGTGTTTGGACTTTACCGAGGAATTAcaccaaattttattaaggcTATTCCGGCAGTGAGTATAAGCTATGTGACGTATGAATATGCCAGTCGAATTTTGGGCATTCACATGACATGA